One genomic region from Equus caballus isolate H_3958 breed thoroughbred chromosome 4, TB-T2T, whole genome shotgun sequence encodes:
- the RBM48 gene encoding RNA-binding protein 48 isoform X1 codes for MASNGRELGGVFDHHVQRAVCDTRAKYREGRRPRAVKVYTINLESRYLLIQGVPAVGAMKELVARFALYGAIEQYNALDEYPAEDFTEVYLIKFMNLQSARTAKRKMDEQSFFGGLLHVCYAPEFETVEETRKKLQERKAYIARTTKNKDHYMTQKKLVTEHKNTKNFRQDFHSETSGFCAAAVNTSTGNSDPCFPYSCELPLCYFSSKCTCSSGEHVDRASNSSQDGRNHDETGEHCNHKDSLQKMQIKTLKNSVACPGAQKAITPSEAVDRFMPRTTQLQERKRRRQDDRKLGTFFETSTSSNEVVIGPLLPDIPKVDMHDDSLNTTADLIRKKLKEVISSVPEPPEDKLEDMHTSHSVKQRRRI; via the exons ATGGCGTCGAATGGCAGGGAGCTTGGGGGCGTATTCGACCACCACGTCCAGAGGGCTGTATGCGACACGCGGGCCAAGTATCGGGAGGGGCGACGGCCTCGCGCTGTCAAG gtatatacaATCAATTTGGAATCTCGATACTTACTAATACAAGGAGTTCCTGCAGTGGGAGCAATGAAGGAATTAGTTGCGCGATTTGCTCTGTATGGTGCGATTGAACAGTATAATGCTCTAGATGAATACCCAGCAGAAGACTTTACAGAAGTTTACCTTATTAAATTTATGAATTTACAAAGTGCAAG AACAGCcaagagaaaaatggatgaacAGAGTTTCTTTGGTGGATTGCTTCATGTGTGTTATGCTCCAGAATTTGAGACTGTTGAAGAAACGAGAAAAAAGTTACAAGAAAGAAAGGCTTATATAGCAAGAACTACTAAAAATAAAG ATCATTACATGACACAGAAGAAACTGGTTACAGagcataaaaacacaaaaaattttaGACAGGATTTCCATTCGGAGACATCTGGATTTTGTGCAGCCGCTGTGAACACTTCTACTGGGAACTCAGATCCTTGTTTTCCTTATTCTTGTGAATTGCCTCTATGTTATTTCTCCTCAAAATGTACATGTTCATCAGGAGAACATGTGGACAGAGCATCAAACTCCTCTCAGGATGGTAGAAACCACGATGAAACAGGGGAGCATTGTAACCACAAGGACTCTTTGCagaaaatgcagatcaaaactttaaaaaattcagtggCCTGCCCGGGTGCACAGAAGGCTATTACTCCTTCAGAGGCAGTTGACAGATTTATGCCTAGGACAACACAACTGCAGGAGCGGAAAAGAAGAAGACAAGATGATCGTAAACTTGGAACTTTTTTTGAAACAAGCACGAGCAGCAATGAGGTTGTGATTGGGCCTCTGTTGCCAGACATACCTAAAGTGGATATGCACGATGACTCCTTGAATACAACGGCAGATTTAATTCGGAAGAAACTTAAAGAG gTAATTTCATCTGTGCCAGAGCCTCCAGAGGACAAACTGGAAGACATGCATACAAGTCACTCAGTGAAACAAAGAAGAAGGATATAG
- the LOC100061485 gene encoding calaxin: protein MDPKALKKLVESISNTVKSFKKSEVECLIRLFHKLVGRADVRLDNVGLDRNAFRGILYSIFGMTDDVLMNRVFFAFDKDNDNCINVKEWVKGLSVFLRGTFEERLKFCFEVYYLNGDGYISREEIFDMLKNSLHQPSSEEETDEGIKELVDITLKKMDYDNDGKISFADFEKAVKEERLLLEVFGPCLPEAKNCLDFEALAFRHILTSRF, encoded by the exons tcAAAAAAAGTGAAGTAGAGTGTCTCATAAGACTTTTTCACAAGTTGGTGGGAAGAGCTGATGTCAGACTTGATAACGTTGGACTAGATCGTAATGCGTTTCGAGGGATCCTGTACAGCATATTTGGAATGACTGATGATGTACTAATGAATAGGG tattttttgcATTTGACAAAGACAATGATAACTgcataaatgtaaaagaatgggTTAAAGGATTATCGGTTTTTCTTCGAGGGACTTTTGAAGAAAGGCTGAAGT TCTGTTTTGAAGTCTATTATCTGAATGGTGATGGTTACATTTCTCGAGAGGAAATATTTGACATGTTGAAGAACAGTCTACACCAACCGTCATCTGAAGAAGAGACTGATGAAGGAATAAAAGAGTTGGTAGACATAACACTGAAGAAAATG GATTATGACAATGATGGCAAGATATCTTTTGCAGACTTTGAAAAAGCAGTGAAAGAAGAGAGACTTTTGTTGGAGGTGTTTGGACCATGTTTACCAGAAGCAAAG AATTGTCTTGATTTTGAAGCCCTGGCATTCAGACATATCCTGACTTCTAGGTTTTGA
- the RBM48 gene encoding RNA-binding protein 48 isoform X2 — MDEQSFFGGLLHVCYAPEFETVEETRKKLQERKAYIARTTKNKDHYMTQKKLVTEHKNTKNFRQDFHSETSGFCAAAVNTSTGNSDPCFPYSCELPLCYFSSKCTCSSGEHVDRASNSSQDGRNHDETGEHCNHKDSLQKMQIKTLKNSVACPGAQKAITPSEAVDRFMPRTTQLQERKRRRQDDRKLGTFFETSTSSNEVVIGPLLPDIPKVDMHDDSLNTTADLIRKKLKEVISSVPEPPEDKLEDMHTSHSVKQRRRI, encoded by the exons atggatgaacAGAGTTTCTTTGGTGGATTGCTTCATGTGTGTTATGCTCCAGAATTTGAGACTGTTGAAGAAACGAGAAAAAAGTTACAAGAAAGAAAGGCTTATATAGCAAGAACTACTAAAAATAAAG ATCATTACATGACACAGAAGAAACTGGTTACAGagcataaaaacacaaaaaattttaGACAGGATTTCCATTCGGAGACATCTGGATTTTGTGCAGCCGCTGTGAACACTTCTACTGGGAACTCAGATCCTTGTTTTCCTTATTCTTGTGAATTGCCTCTATGTTATTTCTCCTCAAAATGTACATGTTCATCAGGAGAACATGTGGACAGAGCATCAAACTCCTCTCAGGATGGTAGAAACCACGATGAAACAGGGGAGCATTGTAACCACAAGGACTCTTTGCagaaaatgcagatcaaaactttaaaaaattcagtggCCTGCCCGGGTGCACAGAAGGCTATTACTCCTTCAGAGGCAGTTGACAGATTTATGCCTAGGACAACACAACTGCAGGAGCGGAAAAGAAGAAGACAAGATGATCGTAAACTTGGAACTTTTTTTGAAACAAGCACGAGCAGCAATGAGGTTGTGATTGGGCCTCTGTTGCCAGACATACCTAAAGTGGATATGCACGATGACTCCTTGAATACAACGGCAGATTTAATTCGGAAGAAACTTAAAGAG gTAATTTCATCTGTGCCAGAGCCTCCAGAGGACAAACTGGAAGACATGCATACAAGTCACTCAGTGAAACAAAGAAGAAGGATATAG